In a single window of the Nitrospira sp. MA-1 genome:
- the hflX gene encoding GTPase HflX, whose amino-acid sequence MERLYRRRIPPEKVVTPEVARECAELTYETRRQIGLLVNRQGQVESVLIGDHHELVIPHLSRSRSGLRLLRGVRLVHTHLNNQPLTQDDLTDLALLRLDLIMALGVGKDGSLRDAYVAHILSNPIQGRTTLELPPCAFHSFQLDCQQFIQSLEQEIVRSNPGLREGVREGRAILVSVSTGNAASEEGRLQELQELVRAQDVEVLGCITQRLGAIHPKFVVGSGKMKELAIRALQSGADTLIFDQDLTPAQVRGISEITDLRVLDRSQVILDIFAQRAHSSIGKIQVELAQLRYLLPRLAQSSTALSRLAGGIGTRGPGETKLETDRRRARERIQRLERDLESMAHGRQEQRKMRMKRGLPIISIIGYTNVGKSTLLNALTKSQVSVKDRVFETLDTVNRRWYLPGLGDVILTDTVGFIRDLPKDLMAAFQTTLLELQEADVLLHVIDAHVPDPGQHIIAVDNVLKELGLENIPSLRFFNKADLMVEEDVQLLCQRYGGMGGSALQDASLLMIQQELTTLLRGLQAEGGRKGNSHEMPLYPLPAAAETFP is encoded by the coding sequence ATGGAGCGTCTTTACCGTCGACGAATCCCTCCAGAAAAAGTCGTAACTCCAGAGGTGGCTCGGGAATGTGCTGAACTGACCTATGAGACGAGACGGCAAATCGGGCTTTTGGTCAATCGACAAGGCCAAGTTGAATCGGTCTTGATCGGTGACCACCACGAATTGGTCATCCCTCACCTTTCGAGGAGCCGTTCGGGCCTTCGATTATTACGAGGGGTTCGGTTAGTCCATACACACCTCAACAATCAACCGCTGACCCAGGATGATCTGACCGACCTCGCTCTTCTTCGGCTGGATTTAATCATGGCTCTTGGTGTGGGAAAAGATGGCAGCCTTCGTGATGCCTATGTGGCGCACATTCTTTCGAATCCCATCCAGGGGCGAACTACGTTGGAATTACCGCCTTGTGCCTTTCACTCGTTTCAATTGGATTGCCAGCAATTTATTCAATCATTGGAGCAAGAAATTGTTCGGTCGAACCCGGGCTTACGAGAAGGTGTTCGGGAGGGGAGAGCCATCCTGGTCAGTGTCAGCACAGGGAATGCCGCTTCTGAAGAAGGGCGCCTCCAGGAATTACAAGAATTGGTGCGTGCCCAGGACGTTGAGGTCTTAGGGTGTATCACTCAACGGTTAGGAGCGATTCATCCAAAGTTTGTGGTTGGTTCGGGGAAGATGAAAGAATTGGCAATTCGTGCGCTGCAATCCGGTGCCGATACCTTGATATTTGATCAGGATTTGACTCCAGCCCAGGTTCGGGGTATTTCGGAAATCACGGATCTGCGGGTCTTGGACCGATCACAAGTCATTCTCGATATTTTCGCACAACGGGCGCATTCCTCCATTGGGAAAATTCAAGTTGAGCTGGCACAATTGCGGTATTTGCTCCCACGACTTGCTCAATCCAGTACCGCTCTTTCCCGATTAGCGGGAGGAATTGGGACCCGAGGACCTGGAGAAACCAAGCTGGAGACGGATCGCCGTCGAGCCCGTGAGCGCATTCAGCGCTTGGAGCGGGATTTGGAGTCTATGGCGCATGGTCGTCAGGAACAACGGAAAATGCGTATGAAGCGAGGGCTTCCCATCATTTCCATCATTGGCTATACCAATGTGGGGAAGTCGACTCTATTAAATGCGTTGACGAAAAGCCAAGTCTCTGTAAAAGATCGCGTCTTTGAAACCCTTGATACGGTCAATCGGCGATGGTATCTACCTGGATTAGGCGACGTCATTCTGACGGATACCGTAGGATTCATCCGAGATTTGCCAAAAGACCTTATGGCGGCATTTCAGACCACCTTGCTGGAATTGCAGGAAGCCGATGTGTTACTCCACGTGATAGATGCCCATGTGCCGGATCCTGGGCAGCATATCATCGCAGTTGACAATGTGTTGAAGGAATTGGGCCTTGAAAACATTCCCAGCCTGCGTTTTTTTAATAAGGCGGATCTGATGGTCGAAGAAGACGTCCAACTCCTTTGTCAGCGATATGGCGGAATGGGGGGATCGGCGTTACAAGACGCGTCATTGCTCATGATTCAGCAGGAACTCACGACTCTTCTTCGTGGCCTTCAGGCGGAAGGTGGCAGGAAGGGAAATTCTCATGAAATGCCTCTCTATCCTCTTCCGGCTGCGGCCGAGACCTTTCCATGA
- the nth gene encoding endonuclease III has translation MSRLRTARHPIESPVEAKKRVGRILAALAKSVPDVRVELDSSNRLELLVATILSAQCTDQRVNQVTPNLFARYRTAQDYANADPAELEALIRTTGFYKNKGRHLIGCGQALVQRFHGMVPGTMEDLTTLPGVGRKTANVILGSSVGEPAIVVDTHVKRVANRLGLTKSQDPTKIEEDLQRLLPKAQWTVGAQRLLLHGRYVCLARTPKCAHCVIASDCGWEGKQKLL, from the coding sequence ATGAGCCGGCTCAGAACAGCACGACATCCAATTGAATCGCCGGTGGAGGCGAAAAAGCGGGTAGGCCGGATTCTTGCGGCATTGGCTAAATCCGTTCCCGACGTCAGGGTAGAGTTAGATTCATCCAACCGGCTTGAGCTGTTAGTGGCCACGATTCTTTCGGCGCAATGTACAGACCAGAGAGTCAACCAGGTCACGCCGAACCTCTTTGCCCGCTATCGCACGGCACAGGATTATGCCAATGCGGATCCAGCGGAATTAGAAGCTCTCATTCGGACAACGGGGTTTTATAAAAATAAGGGGCGTCATCTTATTGGGTGTGGCCAGGCACTGGTGCAACGTTTTCACGGAATGGTGCCAGGGACGATGGAGGACTTGACTACCCTGCCTGGCGTTGGGCGAAAAACGGCCAATGTTATTTTAGGGAGTTCGGTGGGAGAGCCTGCCATTGTGGTAGATACCCATGTGAAACGGGTAGCCAATCGGCTCGGCTTGACGAAAAGCCAGGATCCGACAAAAATTGAAGAGGATCTTCAACGGCTTTTGCCAAAAGCGCAATGGACGGTTGGAGCCCAGCGCCTCCTGCTTCACGGGCGGTATGTGTGTCTGGCCAGAACGCCCAAGTGTGCTCATTGTGTGATCGCTTCAGACTGTGGATGGGAAGGAAAACAAAAGCTATTATGA
- a CDS encoding YicC family protein, translated as MKSMTGFGKRESLCQGTMVGVEVRSVNHRFCEMMVRLPKSLSHMELELKEQVKRSCERGRIELTVTMNGGGSGANKTVQLDRAMARRYVQGLRELQREFKLGGTVDVNVVAGFRDLFSTSEEPTVIKDVPKVVEGLVQRALTDLEKMRKKEGTALQKDLLQRVQIVEERLHVVQQRIPSALQVAADRLKARVAKLLEGERVNDDRIAQEIAMLAERSDVTEELTRLQSHVAQFRSTLKSKGAVGKRLDFLLQEMGREVNTIGSKASDSEISGQVVDLKSELEKIREQVQNIE; from the coding sequence ATGAAAAGTATGACCGGTTTTGGAAAACGAGAATCCCTCTGTCAGGGAACCATGGTTGGGGTTGAAGTTCGATCCGTCAATCATCGGTTTTGCGAGATGATGGTGCGTCTGCCTAAGTCTCTTTCTCATATGGAGTTGGAACTCAAGGAGCAAGTCAAACGTTCGTGTGAGCGGGGTCGAATTGAATTGACCGTGACCATGAATGGGGGAGGGTCTGGAGCCAATAAAACCGTTCAACTGGATCGCGCCATGGCGAGGCGGTATGTTCAAGGGTTGCGCGAACTACAACGGGAATTCAAGCTGGGTGGAACGGTGGATGTAAATGTGGTGGCAGGGTTTCGGGATCTTTTTTCCACCAGTGAGGAGCCCACGGTGATCAAGGATGTGCCGAAGGTTGTTGAAGGACTAGTCCAGCGTGCCTTGACCGATTTGGAAAAAATGCGCAAGAAAGAAGGCACTGCCTTACAAAAAGATCTCTTACAGCGAGTCCAGATAGTCGAGGAACGGCTTCATGTAGTTCAGCAACGCATTCCTTCTGCCCTGCAGGTGGCCGCTGATCGTCTGAAAGCCAGAGTCGCCAAGTTACTAGAAGGCGAACGGGTGAATGACGATCGAATTGCTCAAGAAATAGCCATGTTGGCGGAACGATCAGACGTGACGGAAGAATTAACACGGTTGCAGAGTCATGTGGCACAATTTCGCTCCACACTCAAATCCAAGGGTGCCGTTGGAAAACGGCTTGATTTTCTTCTCCAGGAAATGGGGAGGGAAGTGAATACCATAGGATCAAAGGCCAGCGATTCCGAAATTTCCGGACAAGTTGTGGATTTGAAGAGTGAATTAGAAAAAATTCGGGAACAGGTTCAAAATATTGAATAA
- the gmk gene encoding guanylate kinase, translated as MLFVVSGPSGVGKSTLCRHILKTIPDIRLSVSYTTRKPRSGETDGKEYRFISETEFHAKISEHAFAEYAEVYGRLYGTPWKELEQESGSNTDILLDIDVQGARQVMKNLQKAVTVFILPPSLEVLRSRLVERATDTSDEQERRFQKSQEEMRSYSEYQYTIRNETLEQAIEELQAVIMAERVRTTHVDATHVFR; from the coding sequence TTGTTATTTGTCGTATCAGGTCCTTCCGGGGTAGGGAAGTCGACGCTCTGCCGGCATATTTTGAAAACCATTCCCGACATTCGCCTTTCGGTGTCGTATACCACGCGGAAGCCACGGTCCGGCGAAACGGATGGCAAGGAGTACAGGTTTATTTCGGAAACTGAGTTTCACGCAAAAATTTCCGAGCACGCGTTTGCTGAATATGCAGAAGTCTATGGACGATTATACGGAACACCATGGAAGGAGTTGGAGCAGGAGTCCGGTTCGAACACGGATATCTTGTTGGACATCGATGTGCAGGGCGCGCGGCAGGTCATGAAAAATCTTCAAAAAGCTGTGACGGTATTCATTCTGCCTCCTTCTTTGGAGGTCCTTCGGAGCCGTCTGGTTGAACGGGCGACGGATACATCGGACGAGCAGGAGCGTCGGTTTCAGAAATCCCAAGAGGAGATGCGGAGTTACTCGGAATACCAATATACGATTCGCAATGAAACTCTGGAGCAGGCCATCGAGGAACTTCAAGCCGTCATTATGGCTGAACGCGTTCGAACCACCCATGTCGATGCCACACATGTGTTCCGATAA
- the rpoZ gene encoding DNA-directed RNA polymerase subunit omega, with protein sequence MDALSLLPEHHQKEFDSRYRIVLIAAQRAKQLVRGGEPYGASKFSKDTSRALEEVLNKQVPYLIGQEAKEAIKNAKRANERPIDPALYAQPDENAQEIKKELSVYIDDTAQHLGTVVEPEEQS encoded by the coding sequence ATGGATGCATTATCGTTATTACCCGAACATCACCAAAAAGAATTTGATTCACGGTATCGGATCGTATTGATTGCTGCCCAGCGGGCCAAGCAATTGGTTCGGGGTGGAGAGCCCTACGGAGCCAGCAAATTTTCAAAAGACACCTCGAGGGCTTTGGAAGAAGTGCTGAACAAACAGGTCCCGTATTTAATAGGCCAGGAAGCCAAAGAAGCCATTAAAAATGCCAAACGAGCAAATGAACGTCCCATTGATCCGGCTCTCTATGCACAGCCGGATGAAAATGCCCAAGAAATCAAAAAAGAATTGAGTGTGTATATCGATGACACGGCTCAACATCTTGGCACCGTGGTTGAACCTGAAGAACAGAGCTGA
- the coaBC gene encoding bifunctional phosphopantothenoylcysteine decarboxylase/phosphopantothenate--cysteine ligase CoaBC has translation MSTGLTGKRIVLGVTGSIAAYKAVGLVRLLTQAGAGVHVVMTDSATRFIAPLTFEVLSGNPVASDVFAGHQDMKHLSLTEHADLLLVAPCTANTLAKMALGLADNLLGTLSLTVQCPVMVCPAMDGEMWAHPAVQAHAQTLRHRGVVLVEPEVGALASGEWGQGRLAAEEVIMSTVVDLLHRRTDWQAERVLISAGPTQEPIDPVRFISNGSSGKMGFALAEAAAARGAEVVLVTGPTQLKAPKNVTVIPVVTAEDMLQALTARFEWATTLCMTAAVGDFRPKQAHAQKVKKDQWHGEGLDLERTPDILMALSAQRTHQRLIGFAAETDHLIEHGQAKLASKHLDMLIVNHIGGEQSAFGNDTNEVYVLTPGAAPHHIPRMPKRQLADMLLDRIVSLPVQPSRQQKTLSSPTS, from the coding sequence ATGAGCACCGGATTAACAGGGAAGCGGATTGTCCTTGGAGTCACGGGAAGTATTGCTGCCTATAAGGCAGTGGGACTTGTACGGTTGTTGACTCAAGCCGGCGCCGGGGTTCATGTGGTCATGACGGATTCAGCGACCAGGTTCATCGCCCCCCTGACGTTTGAAGTGTTGTCAGGAAATCCGGTGGCGAGTGATGTCTTTGCCGGCCATCAGGACATGAAGCACCTGTCCTTAACGGAACATGCCGATTTGTTGCTCGTGGCTCCCTGTACCGCGAACACTTTAGCCAAAATGGCTCTCGGGTTAGCCGACAATTTACTGGGAACCCTCTCACTCACCGTTCAATGTCCCGTGATGGTCTGTCCGGCGATGGATGGGGAAATGTGGGCCCATCCGGCGGTCCAAGCCCATGCACAGACTCTGCGCCATCGAGGGGTGGTCCTGGTTGAGCCGGAAGTTGGGGCGTTGGCCTCCGGAGAATGGGGACAGGGGCGTTTGGCTGCCGAGGAAGTCATCATGTCGACGGTGGTAGACCTCCTGCATCGCCGAACAGATTGGCAAGCGGAGCGTGTCCTGATATCGGCGGGTCCCACGCAGGAACCCATTGATCCTGTGCGATTCATCAGTAACGGGTCATCAGGTAAAATGGGATTTGCCTTGGCCGAGGCCGCCGCTGCACGCGGGGCCGAGGTCGTCTTGGTCACGGGTCCCACGCAGTTAAAAGCTCCGAAGAATGTGACCGTGATCCCGGTGGTCACCGCAGAAGACATGTTGCAGGCGCTCACGGCACGATTTGAATGGGCAACCACGCTCTGCATGACGGCTGCGGTGGGAGATTTTCGCCCAAAACAGGCGCATGCACAGAAAGTCAAAAAAGACCAATGGCATGGCGAAGGGTTGGATTTGGAACGGACGCCGGATATATTAATGGCACTCTCCGCCCAGCGGACACACCAACGCCTGATTGGCTTTGCGGCTGAAACTGACCATCTTATTGAGCATGGACAGGCCAAGCTTGCCAGCAAACATTTGGATATGCTGATTGTGAATCACATCGGCGGAGAGCAGTCTGCCTTTGGAAATGATACCAATGAGGTGTATGTTCTTACGCCGGGTGCTGCCCCGCACCACATCCCACGCATGCCGAAACGACAGCTTGCCGATATGCTCTTAGATCGTATCGTGTCCCTTCCAGTTCAGCCTTCCAGGCAGCAGAAGACCCTGTCTTCACCGACGTCGTAG
- the pyk gene encoding pyruvate kinase, whose amino-acid sequence MQKTKIICTIGPVTESYEMLRKMYDAGMNIVRLNMSHGTHESHAKVIKHIKTLNTKVPFPIPILLDTQGPEIRTGDLSIDLNLQEGTIVSISARGPMDVEESSIHINYADLMESVNVGDKITVDNGLINFEVLEKQDRLMQCRVLDGGVLKSKRHVNLPGIRVNLPAITQKDEKDIAFGLAADVDFIALSFVREAKDIRQLRQLMGHKVGRVKIIAKIEDQEGVRNLEEIIQESDGIMVARGDLGAEINLEDLPNVQRRIVRLCAESGKRVIVATHLLESMIHNPIPTRAEVTDVANAIYEEVDGVMLSGETTVGKYPLKCIEYLRKISIKTEAIPGLQFAKQLKLTTDKQQLATAAVQLAEGLHAKGIVVITRRGIMADLVSNCRPFSTNIYAFTNGSQSRRTMTLNRGVYPFRIDFSSDPEKTLQTAFRILKAREHFQAGDKVVIISDVLAQERVDGIQIRAIP is encoded by the coding sequence ATGCAAAAGACAAAAATCATCTGCACGATCGGACCGGTAACCGAATCTTATGAAATGTTGCGCAAAATGTATGATGCCGGCATGAACATCGTGCGGTTGAACATGTCCCATGGAACCCACGAATCCCATGCCAAAGTGATCAAACATATTAAGACGCTCAATACCAAGGTCCCATTTCCTATTCCGATTCTTCTAGATACCCAAGGCCCTGAAATCCGGACAGGAGATTTATCGATTGACCTCAATCTCCAGGAAGGCACGATCGTTTCTATTTCTGCGCGTGGTCCGATGGATGTGGAAGAAAGCTCTATTCACATCAACTACGCCGATTTAATGGAATCTGTGAATGTCGGAGATAAGATTACCGTGGATAACGGGTTGATTAATTTTGAGGTCCTTGAAAAACAGGATCGTCTCATGCAGTGCCGGGTCCTTGATGGGGGGGTATTGAAAAGTAAACGCCATGTCAATTTACCTGGAATCCGCGTCAATCTCCCTGCCATTACCCAAAAGGACGAAAAAGACATTGCCTTTGGTTTAGCCGCCGATGTGGATTTCATTGCTCTTTCCTTTGTTCGAGAAGCGAAAGATATCCGACAATTACGACAGCTTATGGGCCACAAAGTGGGGAGAGTGAAAATTATTGCCAAGATTGAAGATCAGGAAGGGGTCCGTAATCTGGAAGAAATTATTCAGGAATCGGATGGCATTATGGTGGCTCGCGGAGATTTGGGAGCAGAAATCAACCTGGAGGATTTGCCGAATGTGCAACGGAGAATCGTGCGGCTCTGTGCGGAATCCGGCAAACGCGTGATCGTGGCCACCCATCTCCTGGAATCAATGATCCATAATCCCATCCCCACGCGCGCCGAAGTCACTGACGTGGCCAATGCCATCTATGAGGAAGTCGATGGGGTAATGTTATCCGGGGAAACCACGGTCGGAAAATATCCGCTGAAATGTATCGAGTATCTGAGAAAAATCTCCATCAAAACCGAAGCCATTCCAGGATTGCAGTTTGCGAAACAGTTAAAGCTGACGACAGACAAACAGCAATTGGCCACCGCCGCCGTCCAGCTCGCGGAAGGATTACACGCCAAAGGAATTGTCGTGATCACCCGTCGAGGCATCATGGCGGATTTGGTCTCGAATTGTCGTCCATTTTCCACGAACATTTATGCTTTCACGAACGGGAGTCAATCCCGTCGAACGATGACGCTGAATCGAGGCGTCTATCCCTTTCGGATCGACTTTAGTTCAGACCCGGAGAAAACACTCCAAACCGCATTTCGAATTTTAAAAGCCCGGGAACATTTCCAAGCGGGAGATAAGGTCGTGATTATCTCAGACGTGTTGGCTCAAGAGCGGGTCGATGGGATTCAAATCCGAGCGATTCCCTAA
- a CDS encoding 6-phosphofructokinase, with translation MKAEAENLEFVTINGLLSYGEAIARRPPVEGAEPHPPLTTLEDRPQRTLEVMAAIRLFVQEAQKGFANAAAYREARQALIRQACGGDELVFFAAWNQLLAQSELAPLFRAPIGATNKPIRRRPVAIVPREHMTPNLAEGRIVLDIGDDRFWLMPRDLSARTLFFTMRHGVSRMDSKKFRVGRRLRNVLDVERGIPKADAIGTALVRTLGLVGKQLDFLQLDNYLDSKSFVHMVSQSPNTRQLFERVISILSPETAKATQPITEWALESQDFGWATGIEKTIEIEEAARAFGVDTKTAQRLIKHPLYSYPGGHSFFELYVELVDGFHQLGQTHQGKVLCLYTHSSTLRALLIFLDPRPFSEAFSEFGAYKEGQDNVVLLTYEHGQLSGYSTAVGLSERERAVREALKTAEQGRREKVILKPRQIRRIVALVSGGDFAGAGAALKELRVTGNRLGLEVYFVQHGFLGLANNWIELVTEQDTRGMSNHASSPIGSSRFEDFKDEAAQLAAIQHLKPYLEDGALIVMGGDGSMRGARAIYERFGIQVVGIPGSIDDNIAGTTSLGLQSAVALANQSIESLKATSAAMGSVFFVEVMGAGSGHLALMCAYQARAEGLLVNEHPDPDAYIEEVILGTLKQTLGVRNKSHIIIVAERTPHQHHPEGGVHGLVDYVGSRISQWTHLQPRSGHYPLSVATKATILGHTLRGAFPTPVDKTMAQLFAYEAIRRLIEQPEQVIGCMLAYRDPGTIQPIPLHAVAPKPFDWELFARMHGTELV, from the coding sequence ATGAAAGCAGAAGCAGAAAATCTGGAATTTGTCACGATTAACGGATTGTTATCCTATGGGGAGGCCATTGCCAGGCGTCCGCCGGTAGAGGGTGCGGAGCCTCATCCCCCTTTAACTACATTGGAAGATCGTCCGCAACGGACATTGGAGGTCATGGCCGCCATACGACTGTTTGTTCAGGAGGCTCAAAAAGGGTTTGCCAATGCCGCAGCTTACAGAGAGGCAAGGCAGGCGTTGATCCGGCAAGCCTGCGGAGGAGATGAGTTGGTGTTTTTCGCTGCCTGGAATCAGCTTCTCGCTCAGAGCGAGCTTGCTCCCTTGTTTCGTGCCCCAATCGGGGCCACGAATAAACCTATACGTCGTCGACCCGTGGCGATCGTTCCGCGCGAGCATATGACGCCCAATCTGGCGGAAGGTCGAATCGTCCTGGATATTGGCGATGACCGCTTCTGGTTGATGCCAAGGGATTTAAGTGCCCGCACGCTGTTTTTCACCATGCGGCACGGTGTCTCCCGGATGGATAGTAAGAAGTTTCGGGTGGGGCGCCGGTTGAGAAACGTTCTGGATGTCGAGCGGGGAATTCCAAAGGCCGATGCCATCGGAACCGCCCTTGTCCGGACCTTAGGCTTGGTGGGAAAACAACTGGACTTCCTTCAGTTGGATAACTACCTGGATTCGAAATCCTTTGTGCATATGGTGAGTCAGAGTCCCAATACCCGGCAGCTTTTTGAACGGGTCATCTCTATCCTGTCTCCCGAGACAGCCAAGGCCACTCAGCCCATCACGGAATGGGCCTTAGAATCGCAAGACTTCGGATGGGCCACCGGTATTGAGAAAACAATTGAAATCGAAGAAGCCGCCAGGGCCTTTGGGGTCGATACGAAGACGGCGCAACGTCTGATTAAACACCCGCTGTACAGTTATCCCGGAGGTCACTCTTTCTTTGAACTCTATGTAGAATTGGTTGACGGGTTCCATCAGTTGGGCCAAACTCACCAGGGAAAAGTGTTGTGTTTATATACGCACAGCTCAACCTTGCGTGCACTCTTAATTTTTCTGGATCCTCGTCCATTCAGTGAAGCCTTCTCAGAATTTGGCGCCTATAAGGAAGGACAGGACAACGTCGTCCTTCTCACCTATGAACATGGGCAATTGTCAGGCTATTCCACCGCCGTGGGCCTTTCAGAGCGGGAACGTGCCGTCCGCGAGGCCTTGAAGACTGCGGAGCAAGGCCGTCGGGAAAAGGTCATCCTGAAACCCCGCCAGATTCGGCGGATCGTTGCCCTGGTCTCCGGTGGGGATTTTGCGGGAGCCGGAGCGGCATTGAAGGAGCTCCGCGTGACGGGGAACCGGTTAGGCCTCGAAGTCTATTTCGTGCAACACGGATTTCTGGGGTTGGCCAATAATTGGATTGAGTTGGTGACGGAACAGGACACACGTGGCATGAGCAATCATGCCAGCAGCCCGATTGGCAGCAGCCGGTTTGAAGATTTCAAGGATGAGGCGGCTCAACTGGCCGCCATTCAGCATCTCAAACCGTACCTGGAGGATGGGGCGCTCATTGTGATGGGCGGTGACGGCAGTATGCGTGGGGCCCGTGCCATTTATGAACGGTTCGGCATTCAGGTTGTGGGGATACCCGGTTCGATCGACGATAATATCGCCGGAACCACCTCACTCGGGCTCCAATCGGCGGTCGCCCTGGCTAATCAATCCATCGAGTCGCTGAAGGCAACCAGTGCCGCCATGGGCAGTGTGTTTTTTGTGGAGGTCATGGGGGCAGGATCCGGGCACCTGGCGCTTATGTGTGCCTACCAGGCACGAGCGGAGGGACTGTTGGTCAATGAACATCCTGATCCGGATGCCTACATCGAGGAAGTCATTCTGGGAACATTGAAACAAACGTTGGGGGTCCGGAATAAAAGCCATATTATAATAGTGGCCGAACGCACGCCTCACCAACATCATCCGGAGGGCGGGGTCCATGGCTTGGTGGATTATGTCGGCAGTCGGATTTCCCAGTGGACCCACCTGCAACCGCGATCCGGACATTACCCTCTTTCTGTGGCAACCAAGGCCACCATTCTTGGCCATACCCTACGAGGCGCCTTCCCGACCCCGGTGGACAAAACCATGGCGCAACTCTTTGCCTACGAAGCCATCCGGCGGTTGATCGAACAACCGGAACAGGTCATCGGCTGCATGTTAGCCTACCGGGACCCCGGAACCATACAGCCGATTCCCTTGCATGCCGTGGCACCAAAACCCTTTGATTGGGAACTCTTCGCGCGCATGCACGGAACCGAGTTGGTTTAG
- a CDS encoding cyclopropane-fatty-acyl-phospholipid synthase, which translates to MASTTGMRGGGFYDAHSSGQRAAMDEFLPWMVEAMADLPLPARGSPIALLDLGSSEGANAIHAVGAIIKALRERTSADIWTFFDDLPTNDFNQLFANLFPDQTPSSRTAGIYTAAVGGSLFERVAPASSLDIATTFNAVGWMSALPTTPLRQFISPSPPAQRAFREGVSVTTEERAAFTQHAREDILSFYRSRAAELKPGGKLLVQVFGRNDEHNTANGIIDGLSDAMLDMVEDGRLTRDVYENFVFPVFYRSLPELLPPAGESGEPPAFRVDKAEARECRVPFNEEFARSGDSRVWAGSYAGFIRAFSEPVFTSGLPNTPDRPQLIDELYARMANRFEADPARYEFHFISLGALLTRV; encoded by the coding sequence ATGGCGAGTACGACCGGTATGAGAGGGGGAGGCTTCTACGATGCGCACTCCTCCGGGCAGCGCGCGGCGATGGACGAGTTTCTTCCCTGGATGGTAGAGGCCATGGCCGACTTGCCCTTGCCGGCGCGCGGCTCGCCGATCGCGTTGCTCGACCTCGGTTCGTCAGAAGGCGCTAACGCGATTCATGCCGTGGGCGCGATCATCAAGGCATTGCGCGAACGCACATCGGCCGACATCTGGACCTTCTTCGATGATCTGCCCACGAACGACTTCAATCAACTCTTCGCCAACCTCTTTCCCGACCAGACCCCCTCAAGTCGCACAGCCGGTATCTATACCGCTGCCGTCGGCGGGTCGCTCTTCGAGCGTGTTGCCCCAGCCTCGAGCCTTGACATCGCGACGACATTCAATGCGGTGGGCTGGATGTCCGCGTTGCCCACGACGCCCCTTCGGCAGTTCATCTCACCCTCGCCACCGGCGCAGCGGGCCTTTCGTGAGGGCGTCTCAGTGACCACGGAAGAAAGAGCGGCCTTCACTCAGCACGCCCGTGAAGACATCCTGAGTTTCTACCGGTCCCGTGCCGCCGAGCTGAAGCCCGGCGGGAAACTGCTCGTACAGGTCTTCGGACGCAACGACGAGCACAACACCGCAAATGGCATCATCGACGGGCTGAGCGACGCGATGCTGGACATGGTGGAGGACGGCCGCCTGACGCGCGACGTCTACGAGAACTTCGTCTTCCCCGTTTTCTATCGTTCCCTTCCGGAGTTGTTGCCCCCGGCCGGAGAGAGCGGGGAGCCTCCGGCGTTCCGCGTCGACAAAGCGGAGGCCCGCGAATGCCGGGTTCCGTTTAACGAGGAGTTCGCCCGAAGTGGGGACTCGCGTGTCTGGGCCGGGAGCTACGCCGGATTCATCCGCGCATTCTCAGAACCTGTCTTCACGTCCGGCCTGCCGAACACCCCCGATCGGCCACAGCTGATCGACGAGCTGTATGCCCGGATGGCGAATCGATTCGAGGCCGATCCCGCCCGCTACGAGTTTCATTTCATTTCGCTGGGCGCATTGCTGACGCGGGTGTGA